One part of the Glycine soja cultivar W05 chromosome 11, ASM419377v2, whole genome shotgun sequence genome encodes these proteins:
- the LOC114374604 gene encoding cyclin-D3-3-like isoform X2 translates to MPRPHSPSFLLCQEHYSFTFQQHSQTLSNTQPSPLTFPDNLQHDLLLSLLSKQRATHSTLSPRHHVVRLISKLSNFHGFSPLTTVLAVNYFDRFVATLRFQSELKPWMTQLTAVACVSLAAKVEETRVPLLSDFQVEESKFLFEAKTIQRMELLVLSTLEWKMNPVTPISFFQHFLTSLGLKRHLHSESLRRCQRLLLSVIAVAAAIMIHVIKEIEPLNATEYRNQLLGLLKTSEEQVDECYKLMLRLLVCSKGIHNLRRKRLSEPSSPDGVIDASFSCDSSNDSWTVASPSVGPLIKRRKPQDQQMPLPPVNRVAIDVLKTPR, encoded by the exons ATGCCTCGCCCACATTCTCCTTCTTTCCTCCTCTGTCAAGAACACTACTCTTTCACTTTCCAACAACATTCTCAAACTCTCTCCAACACCCAACCTTCTCCTTTGACTTTTCCCGACAACCTCCAACACGACCTCCTTCTCTCTCTACTCTCCAAACAGCGCGCCACGCATTCCACTCTCTCCCCTCGCCACCACGTTGTACGTTTGATTTCTAAACTCTCCAACTTCCACGGCTTCTCTCCTCTCACCACCGTTCTCGCCGTTAACTACTTCGACAGGTTCGTCGCCACCCTAAGGTTTCAGAGCGAACTAAAACCATGGATGACTCAACTGACCGCAGTTGCTTGCGTCTCTCTCGCCGCCAAAGTGGAGGAGACACGAGTGCCACTTCTTTCGGACTTCCAA GTGGAGGAATCGAAATTCTTGTTTGAAGCAAAGACTATACAGAGAATGGAACTCCTTGTGTTGTCCACTCTCGAATGGAAAATGAACCCCGTCACCccaatttctttctttcaacaCTTTCTCACAAGCCTTGGTTTAAAGCGCCATTTGCATTCGGAGTCTCTCCGTAGGTGCCAACGTCTTCTTCTCTCTGTCATTGCAG TGGCTGCTGCTATAATGATCCACGTTATCAAAGAGATTGAGCCGTTGAATGCTACGGAGTACCGAAATCAGCTACTTGGTTTACTTAAAACTAGTGAG GAACAAGTGGATGAGTGCTACAAACTTATGTTGAGACTATTAGTTTGCAGCAAAGGCATTCACAATCTTAGGCGCAAGCGTTTGTCTGAACCTAGTAGCCCAGATGGGGTCATTGATGCATCTTTCAGTTGTGACAGTTCAAATGATTCGTGGACAGTTGCATCACCTTCAGTGGGGCCACTGATTAAGAGGAGAAAACCTCAGGACCAGCAGATGCCGCTGCCTCCGGTGAATCGAGTGGCCATTGATGTTCTAAAAACTCCTCGTTAA
- the LOC114376612 gene encoding uncharacterized protein LOC114376612, with the protein MPKKKKKVKQIEPEPSVTVEGGEPIRKKKKKTKSSKEQGENQPVDVQPPSTDVGGAETETTPSIAEMGNLVEQPDLPQEHPTVEVQQNVSVEEIPSCARTSPAPETDAVNVEEQGEGQGIGPSSPQGSSQRSSSEEHFPDEEAIQEAEAGGSDIFPVSSTSKLSASIGIAEDTFIQMQDEDPAAALRLLLNTSQANTSSEKNPGASSSSDADITSTVRQDCLLLKLSMEYARADVLKSIEENPSAAFGHLNFLKKLHNPLTSDEILGKVIQIESIIDQFANTVQKKRENGARLDAQKQAHILLLEKARAAQREVERLTKEAKEGSSEIKACDDNISSWEATITNLLSQVDDLRQKIVTEQAKRKELQEKAADSIQKLVAEKGREGLKAFSASQAVADEARAMESADQVLSKEMATLKKLYEDLIMT; encoded by the exons ATgcctaagaagaaaaagaaagtgaagcaGATCGAGCCTGAACCTTCTGTGACGGTCGAGGGTGGTGAGCCAAtcaggaagaaaaagaagaagacaaagtcTTCAAAAGAACAAGGTGAGAATCAACCTGTTGACGTCCAACCACCTTCGACTGATGTTGGTGGCGCTGAAACAGAAACTACTCCCTCTATTGCTGAGATGGGCAACCTTGTCGAACAACCGGACTTACCACAAGAACACCCTACCGTCGAG GTACAACAAAATGTTTCTGTAGAAGAAATACCCTCATGTGCTCGAACCTCTCCTGCTCCTGAGACGGATGCAGTGAATGTTGAGGAACAGGGTGAAGGTCAAGGTATTGGACCCAGCAGTCCTCAGGGATCGAGTCAGAGAAGTTCATCTGAAGAACACTTTCCCGATGAAGAGGCCATACAAGAGGCTGAAGCTGGAGGTTCAGACATTTTCCCAGTGTCTTCGACATCTAAGCTTTCCGCTAGCATAGGGATCGCAGAGGATACATTCATTCAAATGCAAGACGAAGACCCTGCTGCAGCCCTTCGACTCCTGCTGAACACCAGTCAAGCCAACACCTCAAGTGAAAAGAATCCTGGTGCTTCGTCCTCATCTGATGCTGATATAACCTCTACAGTACGCCAAGATTGCCTGCTTTTGAAGTTATCAATGGAATACGCACGGGCAGACGTACTTAAATCCATTGAAGAGAACCCTTCTGCTGCTTTTGGGCACCTAaactttttgaagaaattgcataACCCCCTTACTTCTGATGAAATTCTGGGCAAAGTTATACAAATCGAGTCCATTATCGATCAATTTGCAAATACTGTGCAGAAAAAACGCGAAAATGGCGCCAGACTCGATGCCCAGAAACAGGCACATATCCTTCTGCTCGAGAAAGCCCGAGCGGCTCAACGTGAAGTCGAGCGTCTCACCAAAGAGGCGAAAGAAGGATCTTCTGAGATCAAAGCCTGTGATGATAATATCTCCTCCTGGGAGGCAACTATTACAAATTTGCTGTCTCAGGTCGATGATCTAAGGCAGAAAATTGTAACAGAGCAGGCTAAACGCAAAGAACTCCAGGAGAAGGCCGCTGATTCGATTCAGAAGCTGGTTGCCGAAAAAGGGAGGGAAGGCCTGAAGGCCTTTAGTGCATCTCAAGCGGTAGCAGATGAGGCGAGAGCTATGGAGAGTGCTGACCAGGTTTTAAGCAAAGAGATGGCCACCTTGAAGAAGCTATATGAGGATTTGATCATGACTTag
- the LOC114376621 gene encoding uncharacterized protein LOC114376621 produces MSQGQAVPFAGKWHRFTVRNDGEKVVPEPQGDAEHTEIWESEVMIPFAVERTVYAFGGPLPDQESLSSSMNKVFPCYPTCEPRIFDSEPYNFNCLSKPHKLFRSAPSIAHRDYIPWLDRVEQAYEDFWKTYGIFDLIQFSRFGPEYRPEMLIAAMHFFESSTNTFQFKCGMMTPTLLDVAALTGLRPSGETYDPTKSSDNIKLVYKENTFSKYIAEHKGSVEEEVSDEEHVAFLTLWLSHYVFCTKSLQVAKRFIPMAIQIHEGQNFGFGRLLLAVLYESLGEACDDLKKSKDGSSFLVSGPMWLLQLWLNATFEQEMGLIIPQDYAEEVANRSIEGQRALRLTPKTFDQNPQKLFLKYMKIFLSFDKFLPQHAPFISREVGPAWFTDDFPAVDPDNEEEVNEIWSFYLNPQILSCRTGVQSNYLGLVGYQPNLVSRQFGLSQIRPKSLFEDPRDVIRGANLSEKTFKKFLKISLDENYNLHPFEFNHSHFCTMGFVTWWEKYYSGRSVGDTTIMISRLESGFTQPTVENIRSNLQARGKTIMTKKIVETSRADVRPKKPTGSQKKDDSTETTTTSKRSKRVVIEFDEEKDARRRGKTSCKKEKIT; encoded by the exons ATGTCGCAAGGCCAAGCAGTTCCGTTTGCTGGGAAATGGCACCGTTTCACAGTCAGGAACGACGGAGAGAAGGTGGTTCCAGAACCACAAGGTGACGCCGAACACACAGAAATCTGGGAATCGGAGGTGATGATCCCTTTCGCAGTGGAAAGGACAGTTTACGCTTTCGGTGGACCTCTGCCAGACCAAGAGTCACTCTCGAGTTCAATGAACAAGGTATTCCCCTGCTACCCAACTTGCGAACCTAGGATTTTTGATAGTGAGCCTTACAACTTCAATTGTTTAAGCAAACCCCACAAACTCTTTCGATCCGCCCCGTCAATAGCCCATAGGGATTACATACCTTGGCTTGATCGAGTCGAACAAGCGTATGAGGATTTCTGGAAGACATATGGCATATTTGACTTAATACAATTCTCTCGATTTGGTCCTGAATATCGGCCAGAAATGCTGATAGCAGCTATGCATTTTTTCGAGTCTTCTACCAACACCTTTCAATTTAAATGTGGAATGATGACCCCTACTCTCTTAGATGTAGCTGCCCTcacaggccttaggcctagcggAGAAACGTATGATCCCACTAAATCTAGTGATAATATCAAGCTAGTATATAAGGAGAACACCTTTTCCAAATATATAGCTGAACACAAAGGATCGGTCGAAGAGGAAGTCTCTGATGAAGAGCATGTAGCCTTCTTGACCCTATGGCTATCTCACTACGTCTTTTGCACAAAATCCTTGCAAGTAGCCAAAAGATTTATTCCAATGGCAATACAAATTCATGAAGGTCAGAACTTTGGATTTGGACGCCTCTTGTTAGCAGTGCTATATGAATCGCTTGGAGAGGCATGTGATGACCTGAAGAAATCGAAGGATGGGTCTTCCTTCTTAGTATCTGGACCTATGTGGCTTCTCCAGTTGTGGCTTAATGCCACTTTCGAACAAGAAATGGGATTAATAATCCCACAAGATTATGCTGAAGAAGTTGCCAATCGCTCGATCGAAGGCCAGAGAGCACTTCGATTAACACCCAAAACCTTCGATCAAAACCCACAAAAGCTGTTCCTCAAGTACATGAAGATTTTTCTGAGTTTTGACAAGTTTCTTCCCCAACATGCTCCATTCATTAGTCGAGAGGTCGGCCCGGCCTGGTTCACTGACGATTTTCCTGCTGTCGATCCGGACAATGAAGAAGAAGTGAATGAAATATGGTCATTTTATTTGAATCCACAGATCCTGTCCTGTCGTACAGGTGTTCAATCGAACTATTTAGGCCTGGTTGGATACCAGCCTAATTTGGTTTCAAGACAATTTGGCCTCTCACAGATCCGTCCCAAAAGCTTGTTCGAAGATCCTAGAGACGTCATAAGAGGGGCCAATCTTTCAGAAAAGACTTTCAAGAAATTTTTGAAGATTTCTCTTGATGAAAATTATAACCTGCATCCTTTTGAGTTCAACCATTCCCACTTCTGCACCATGGGATTTGTTACCTGGTGGGAGAAATATTATTCGGGCCGTTCGGTTGGAGACACAACTATCATGATCTCCAGACTTGAGAGTGGTTTTACCCAACCAACGGTCGAAAATATCCGCTCAAACCTTCAAGCTCGAG GCAAAACAATCATGACAAAGAAAATTGTTGAAACGTCTCGAGCTGATGTGAGACCCAAGAAACCCACTGGG agTCAAAAGAAAGATGATAGCACCGAGACTACCACGACCTCAAAACGCTCGAAGCGTGTAGTCATCGAATTCGACGAAGAAAAAGATGCAA gaagaagaggaaagacCTCTTGTAAGAAAGAGAAAATCACCTGA
- the LOC114374604 gene encoding cyclin-D3-3-like isoform X1: protein MPRPHSPSFLLCQEHYSFTFQQHSQTLSNTQPSPLTFPDNLQHDLLLSLLSKQRATHSTLSPRHHVVRLISKLSNFHGFSPLTTVLAVNYFDRFVATLRFQSELKPWMTQLTAVACVSLAAKVEETRVPLLSDFQVEESKFLFEAKTIQRMELLVLSTLEWKMNPVTPISFFQHFLTSLGLKRHLHSESLRRCQRLLLSVIADSRVMSYLPSTVAAAIMIHVIKEIEPLNATEYRNQLLGLLKTSEEQVDECYKLMLRLLVCSKGIHNLRRKRLSEPSSPDGVIDASFSCDSSNDSWTVASPSVGPLIKRRKPQDQQMPLPPVNRVAIDVLKTPR from the exons ATGCCTCGCCCACATTCTCCTTCTTTCCTCCTCTGTCAAGAACACTACTCTTTCACTTTCCAACAACATTCTCAAACTCTCTCCAACACCCAACCTTCTCCTTTGACTTTTCCCGACAACCTCCAACACGACCTCCTTCTCTCTCTACTCTCCAAACAGCGCGCCACGCATTCCACTCTCTCCCCTCGCCACCACGTTGTACGTTTGATTTCTAAACTCTCCAACTTCCACGGCTTCTCTCCTCTCACCACCGTTCTCGCCGTTAACTACTTCGACAGGTTCGTCGCCACCCTAAGGTTTCAGAGCGAACTAAAACCATGGATGACTCAACTGACCGCAGTTGCTTGCGTCTCTCTCGCCGCCAAAGTGGAGGAGACACGAGTGCCACTTCTTTCGGACTTCCAA GTGGAGGAATCGAAATTCTTGTTTGAAGCAAAGACTATACAGAGAATGGAACTCCTTGTGTTGTCCACTCTCGAATGGAAAATGAACCCCGTCACCccaatttctttctttcaacaCTTTCTCACAAGCCTTGGTTTAAAGCGCCATTTGCATTCGGAGTCTCTCCGTAGGTGCCAACGTCTTCTTCTCTCTGTCATTGCAG aTTCAAGGGTTATGAGTTATCTTCCTTCTACAGTGGCTGCTGCTATAATGATCCACGTTATCAAAGAGATTGAGCCGTTGAATGCTACGGAGTACCGAAATCAGCTACTTGGTTTACTTAAAACTAGTGAG GAACAAGTGGATGAGTGCTACAAACTTATGTTGAGACTATTAGTTTGCAGCAAAGGCATTCACAATCTTAGGCGCAAGCGTTTGTCTGAACCTAGTAGCCCAGATGGGGTCATTGATGCATCTTTCAGTTGTGACAGTTCAAATGATTCGTGGACAGTTGCATCACCTTCAGTGGGGCCACTGATTAAGAGGAGAAAACCTCAGGACCAGCAGATGCCGCTGCCTCCGGTGAATCGAGTGGCCATTGATGTTCTAAAAACTCCTCGTTAA